tgtaatagtCGTACATcgattttttagaaaataagtaagttatatatttGGTGAGTGAAGAATAATTCACAtaaattagaaaagaaaatgatGATAGTTAAGAGAGTTATGTTTTAAAAAAAGGTAGATTCATTGATGATAATGCGTGTAAATACGtaagaataaaaaatagattaaaaatatGTTTTGTGATCGTaggaaaaaagaaattgtaCTCCAATTTTTGAGTTGGATGCAAATATTTTCAAACTAGTAGTATTAGAGAAGGCAAAAAACGTGTTGGGCCGCCAATTTTCATTTTCGAGTTTCTCTTAATCAAGTTGTCGTTTAAcgttttagttagttttataaGATCCTACCAAAAAAAAACTCAGAATTTTAAGTTAAAAAAcatttccaaaataaaatgcgAAAGTGATTTGTTGAGAAGGGGGAAACAAGGTTGGAAAATCAATTTGCAACATGATTTTACAATGCGTTTGTTGGAAGATTTGAAAAACCAGAAATGTAAAAGTGTTCAAGAAAGGAAGTTCCGACAGCTCTAGAACGGTGGATGGAATCATTTTCTGCACGTGGAGATGGCTAAAGGCCAAGAGTCTCAATCATTTTATTCATTCACCCTTTGAGTGGATGTTGGATCCCGTTAGCTGCTTCCCTGTAAAAATTGTTTGAGTCCTATTTGTTTGATGGTCCGGAGATTTTCTTTTTCGATTTAAAGTTGTATTTTGATTTGTTGGTGACTCTGTTCTAAAATCTTTGAGCTGAGTACATCTGGTATTCTCTCCTTTTATTTATAAAgtttatttacttttcaaagggaaaaaataaaaataaaaatcgatACTTCAAAACCGAGTTTAAATGCTCACTCAATTTTACCTAAAGAAATTCAGCAGTGGCAGTGGAGATTAGAGCCAAAGACTAGATTTTGCTTTCCcaaatttcttcaacaaattccctcaaaaaaaaaaaaaaaatttcttcaacaaattCAAAGCAATGCTTCGACCCACAAAATTCACCAGACCTTCCCTAGCCCTCCTCCACTTCCACTTCCACTTCCAGTCCttaaccaccgccgccgccgcagcagcGCCGCCAACCCCGATCGACGAAGCCCACCTCCTTCGGGTCTGCACAATCCTCTACCAACAGCAAAATTCCCCCGACGCAAAGCTGCACTCCAATCTCACCAAAACCCAATTCCACCTAACCCACGAATTCTTTCTTCAAGTTTGCAACAAGTTCTCACATTCATGGCGGCCCGTCTACAAATTCCACCAATTCTCCACCTCCCACCCGCACTTCGCCCACACCGCCACCACCTTCAACAAGATCCTCGACGTCGTCGGAAAATCAAGAAACCTCGACCTCTTCTGGGCCCTCTGCCGGGAAGCCGGCGAGCGCCGCCTCGTCAACGTCAAGACCTACATAATCGCGCTGCGCACGCTAGCCGCCGCGAGGGAGTTGAAGAAATGCGTGGAGTTTTTCCATTTGATGAAGGGTTTCGGGTACGAGTATAAAGTCGAGACCTTTAACACTGTGATAGAGGTCTTGTGTCGGAGCAAGCTCGCCGAGGAGGCGAGGCATGTTGTGGTGAAGTTGAGGGATTGGATTAGGCCCGATTCGGATACCTATAGGTGGTTGATTCATGGGTTCTGCGATGTGGGGGATTTGATCGAGGCGTCGAAGCTGTGGAATTTGATGGTGGAGGAGGAGGGTTTGGAGCCTTGTGTTGAAGTGGTGGAGTTGATGTTGGAGGGTTTGTTCAAGAAAAACAAGTTTGGTGAAGGGTTGAAGCTCTTTCAATCGATGAGGGCGAGGAGGGTGGAGTTGGGGTTGTCAACGTATCGCCTTGTGATGGAGTGGCTGTGTAAGAAGGGGAAAATGGGGGAGAGTTATGTGGTTTTTGAGGAGATGAAGATGAAGGGGATTGAGCCGGACAATGAGATACTAGGGTGGATAGTGTATGGGCTTATGAGTAGGGGGAGAGTGAGGGAGGCTTATAGCATGTATCGAGGCGTGGAGAATGTGCAGAATGGCGATGTGTGCGTGCACCATGAGATGATCAAGGGGCTGTTGAAGTTGAAGAAGGCTGGGGAGGCGACAGAGGTGTTTAGGGAGATGGTGAGGCGGGGTTGTGAGCCCACGATGCACACGTACGTGATGCTGCTGCAGGGGCATCTGGGGAGGCGGGGGCGGAGAGGGGAGGATCCGTTGGTGAACTTTGACACCATCTTCGTGGGAGGGTTGATCAAGGCGGGGAAGTCGTTGGAGGCGACTAAGTATGTGGAGAGGGCGATTAACAGAGGGGCTGAGGTGCCGAGGTTTGATTACAACAAGTTCTTGCATTACTTCTCCAACGAGGAAGGGGCCGCGATGTTTGAGGCCGTGGCTGTGAAGCTGAGGGAAGTTGGGTTGTTTGATTTGGGTGATATATTTGGTAGGTATGGGGAGAAGATGGCCACGAGGGATCGGAGGAGAAGCAGAGCAAATCAAAGTGTTGAATCATCTTCTCCTCCTCAGTAAGATGGCCACCATTGAAAAAAGATATCCATTCACTGCTCATCTTCTAAAGCTGCAGTCTCCAATGGTGGATGAAATGGTACTTTTCTTAGTAAAGTTTATTACTATGTTTCAGCATTACTTATCAGTGTGGCCTAACCTGAAATTGGGCTTCTTGAGCAGGTCATTGCAGAACAGCTCAACATTAGGATGGGAAACGAAACGAGATTCGCAGAAATATTCAATGCAGAGAGAATGCATTTTACTGTGAGTATTCTAGTACTACTATAAACACATTTCATCTATCTGCTATTGAGCCTATTATTATGGTTATTCTGAGGTCTATTTCTTGATTCAAGAATTGGATTGGAACATATGATTTCATGCTATTCTGAGACATTGTGACGATGAGGCTGGACTGCTTATcagaaataaataaagaatcCGGTGTAGCTTTACATTTTTGGTTGATTTACTCACTTTACCTTCATCACATGATTATGATTTTCAGTAGGTTTCTTGTGTAGCTGTATTCTGGTTCTGGAGTGCTGAATAATAAAACAAGATCATAATTTATACCGTCTGATTACCTGCACAATTGAATTCGCTGACGATAGGAAAATCACAAAAGATGCCCAAATGAGAAATATGTGTTGTACTCTATTGAGCAGGTCGTTGCAGGGTGGGAGCCCTTGCAAAACAGCTCAACATTAGGATGGGAAACGAGATTCACAGAAATATTCAAAACAGAGAGAATGCATAACTGTGAGTGTTCTAGTACTgtaagggggcgtttactttgtatGGTTGATtatatgcatgattgagtattatttttaaccTCGAGAGTATGATTTCTCGAATCCCACCATttcaatgggataagaatcaagcaaaagtAGCTTAAATGAGTAGTAGAactagaaataatcaagggctctaaagtttcaatccatcaaagtagacaagggattagccttactgtttttatctatcaatgttaatccttcaaagtaaacgccccctaaaCAGATTTCAAGAATCGGATTGGAACACATGATTTCATGCGTAATATGGCGTGTTGTATGTTTTAACTCGTGCTATTATATGCTCACAACATCTTTTTGATGCTATTAGTCATGTTTCTTGACCCCAAATCTGGGAAAAAAGCTTTACATTTGTGGTTGATTTACTCACTTTACCTTCATCACATGATTATGATTTCATTTTGTGCTTCGATTTTCAGTAGGTTTCTTGTGCACCTGTATTCTGGTTCTGGAGATATTAGAGATGGTGAATTACAGCCTCAGAAACCTGAGTTGTTTCAACTTATGATTTGGGAAAAATGGTTGCAAAATTTTTGGAAAATTGTTGGTATGAAGAGTGCTTCTGGATTTTTCAATGTCTCGACGCTGGATGGTTGCATCAACTATATTTTCTTGCAAAAGCATGTTAGTATATttgtttatgaaaataaaaaatgtgaaataaattatatccttTTGTCATGAAAAACGCATTccattattttattgttaaaaTAAATTGATTCATGGCATCGTATTAATCGAAGTTGAATCACAAATTCGTTCAAGATCTTCAACAAATTGAAAAGGCTCAAGGCATTTTGTTTCAACAAAAATTAAGTTATGATGGTGTTTTAAGCGGTGataaaattatactaatattcATGTGTTCGCGTGATACAAATTATTCGATAATACTATTATCAAAAATGTGATGTATCATATTTTTGTGGCTGAacgattttttttatgaagTGGTCTCCTGTACACTCGGGTTGTACCCGACTCGGATCCTAACCCGGTTGAACTATCATGatccattttttcttgaaatgacacaAACACTAATACGAAATGATACTAACACGATCTTGAAATGAcaaacactattttgttttacaaatgatactaacactatatgtaaatgacactaacgcTATAtcgaaataacactaacacttgacattcggATATGATAGTTCAATTGGGTCGAATCTGGGTCATGATCCGAGTCGGGTACAACCTGGGTGTTCAAgagattttgtgttttattATTTGGATGATTTGAGTTAATTGTGACATTGTATGAGTAAAAAAACAGATttcgtcccataagagtgtgcatttatttttattttggaacATCCCATAAGAgtgcacttttcttttttgaatccCTTCTTTCACTAATAAAATGGGCACCTTCTTCCACTAATAACAAATTcacctaatatttattaaaagcCGTGCCACCACTAACCATACGTATGCTTATGGGAACGAAGagagtattttaatttaatttactcAAATTATCTGTAATAAATGTTTTCCTAATTTGTTCTAACAATTTGAGAATCgccaatataaatattaaacttaatttcAGAATCGCTACCGATATAATCTCACCGTCAATGTCAAGTAGATTTTAAAAATTGtaatcaatttaatttaatttaatttttttaactaatttaatttaaaattaatttcaaacttaacattaattttttaatataatattaataaatatattattgttgCTGATGTCATGTGTTGGAATTTTGTGGGCAATgcgtaattaattattaataaaaccTAGCATTATAGCATAGACTCTATCCCAACCGTCAAACAAAAAAGTGCACTAAATTCAGCTCCGAAGCACGTGTTATTAGCTCCTCTATCACGTGCGGGTTAAAACCCGGGTCATCGCATTCGGATCTTCATCATCTCTACAAAAAACGCGATTCGTACCAAAAAATTTCCCCCAATTCCCCCGATTCCCTCCAATCTCATCATCGTGGGAGTCTCCAAATTCGTTTTAGTTTTGCTTTTGATTTTCAATTTCGATATTTTTTCCATTCAATTCGTTCTATTCTCTTTCGACTGATGTCTCTCTTTCCGATTTTTTGTTGATTCCGAAAATTCTAGGTTTTCACTGTAAATTCTCAGATCCGTTAGATTTATTCATCGATTTTATTTGGAATTTTCGTATTTGCTATTCGGATCTTTTCCTTTTCGTTTCCCCTCTGTAAATTGATTttgaaaccctaattttatccgGAGATCTTTGGACACCTAGGGTTTGCGTATTCGTGGTGATTGCTCAATCTCAAGGCTACTCGGATCCGTGAATTGATTTAGGGTTTTGGTACGTTTATGTCTTAATTTGATTTTACCATTcttttgtattttgttttgttttgggaGGGGAATCTGTACatctagggttagggtttgggTGTGAAATTGGGGGTTTTCCTTAGCTCTGTTTTTATCTGCAATAGTTGTTGCTAGTGAAGTCTCAGGTGGTTTGGGTCATGAAATATTCTTGAGTTTTAGCTTATTTAGtaatagaaaattatttttttgctaGTTAAACCAATGACACATGCATGTGTTGCTTTCCATGGGAATCTTACACAATTGATAACAAAAGTAATCTATAGTCTCTGATGTGttgtaagtttttatttttccaGTTGAAAGTATTTATCAATAATGCCTTTTGTGTCGTGTGGAAAATTGGTGAATGTCATTCATTACCCGTTTAATGTTACTTCATCTGTTAATGACAAAGTGACTCTATGTCTTGCTTTGATCATGTTGGTTTTCACAGTGCATAGTTAGGTAACTTGGTGTTTGTTGGATGTTGCTATTGCAACTTGTCTGTTTACTTTACATGTTTTTACAAGTCTTTCATGTATCTAGTTCGTAAAGTCCTGTGCTTATGTAGCATGTAGGTTACAGTTAATAAATTATGTTTGTCATTTTAGTTGATGTCTATTTCCTAGCTTCTGAGATTGTGTTCATATGCTTGCTTTCTCATATCTCTAGATTTCCTTTGCTCTTACTAATATATAGACTAGGGTCCTTAAAAATGACCAGTCAAATATCTAAAAGCATCCGGAACATTGTTTCACAAAAGAAAATTCTAATTCATTACTTGGTAAATAGAAGGTCTTTTGAGTTTCTGCCTATATGTATTTTCTTTCTtagcaaaaaattaaaatttggtttTCCCTTTATCCTTTGTATAGAGGATGGGAATGAAACGTCCTTTTGAAGAGGGAGATTTTCCAGAGACCTCTTTCAGGCAACCTAAACAACGGGATTATCATGGGAAGTTAACCTTAAATGCAGAGGACTATCACATAGCGACTCTGGCTGTTCAATCTCCTGGTAAAATTTGCTATTTGATTCATCtgtatttatgaatttgtggggGTATCTGTATGTTTGTGCTGACAAGCTATTTGATACTCACGAGTATGATGCATTACGCAGAAAAAGCTACATATTTGATTGATCTATTCATTGTGCATCTCACATGTATGATgttgccttttttttttcattcgaaAATATGGTGATTGGAAGCAACTCATGCATGTGCTATCTGGTTACATATTGCACAATCTCTGGTCAATCCGGCATTGCTCCCCCAATTGATATCGGTATTGCATTTCAGGTGAAGCAAAGGACAGCTTTTATCAGTTACATTTTGAGCCGCTTGAAGATGGCGAGGCTGATAATGATTCTGTAGCTGACAAAGAACTGGAAGCAAGTGCACCCTTGTCGTTGGTCACCAGTAGCAGCAGCGAGGAAGATGCCGTGATTGGGGAAACCTCTGACTGGTCTTGTTTTCCTGGATATATTGATATTAGCATTCCAAGGCGCCCCTCGAATCAATTTGACGATCCCTACATATCTTTGTTTAACTCTCCTCCTAGGAAAGAAGTTCCTCTTGGATCTGATCATCAAGCTGAAGTCCCACCGTGGGATCCAAATGCCAGTTACTTTGGTGATGATGACAGAGAGGCAAGACTAATTGGAACCTGCATCATTGCAATGCCCGACTCAAACGATTCAACCATGGAAGGAGTTGGAGTTGGGCGTGGCAGAACAGATTGTAGTTGCCTGGATATGGGATCCATGAGATGTGTGCAACAACATGTGCATGAAGCAAGAGAAAAGTTACGGGAGACTATTGGGTACGAGAATTTTGTGGAGTTGGGTTTCTGTAATATGGGTGATGAGGTAGCATACCAGTGGACCCCTCACGACGAACAAGTCTTTCATGACATTGTTTACTCTAATCCTGCATCACATGGTAGAAGATTTTGGAAGCACTTGAGTGCTGCATTCCCAACTCGAACCAAGAACGAACTTGTCAGCTACTATTTTAACGTCTTCATGCTCCGGAGGCGGGCTGTTCAAAATAGATCTTATTTGTTGGAGATAGACAGTGATGATGATGAGGAGCTGAGAGGTGTTCATGGAGGCTCCCATCAGAGCAGATCTTATCCATCAGATCAAGAAACCGATTTTGAAGATCAGCAAGGTCGCAAGGGGGAGTTCTATCTTCTCGAAGGAGAGGACGAGGACTCCACGGTCGAGTCGTTCGGCGACCAAGATTTAGACGCGAGCTGGGTGGACGACTTCTGGTCCGAGCCTCAAAATGGCTGCGAAGAAGACGAGGCGAGCAATCTCAATCTTAAGCACGACGTCTCTGACGTTAAAGCCAAGAAGCTAGATGCCGTCGAGATGAATGCCGGAGAAGATGATGAGTCGCTGCACGACGACCCCAGGTTGT
The genomic region above belongs to Salvia miltiorrhiza cultivar Shanhuang (shh) chromosome 5, IMPLAD_Smil_shh, whole genome shotgun sequence and contains:
- the LOC131025151 gene encoding putative pentatricopeptide repeat-containing protein At1g26500 — protein: MLRPTKFTRPSLALLHFHFHFQSLTTAAAAAAPPTPIDEAHLLRVCTILYQQQNSPDAKLHSNLTKTQFHLTHEFFLQVCNKFSHSWRPVYKFHQFSTSHPHFAHTATTFNKILDVVGKSRNLDLFWALCREAGERRLVNVKTYIIALRTLAAARELKKCVEFFHLMKGFGYEYKVETFNTVIEVLCRSKLAEEARHVVVKLRDWIRPDSDTYRWLIHGFCDVGDLIEASKLWNLMVEEEGLEPCVEVVELMLEGLFKKNKFGEGLKLFQSMRARRVELGLSTYRLVMEWLCKKGKMGESYVVFEEMKMKGIEPDNEILGWIVYGLMSRGRVREAYSMYRGVENVQNGDVCVHHEMIKGLLKLKKAGEATEVFREMVRRGCEPTMHTYVMLLQGHLGRRGRRGEDPLVNFDTIFVGGLIKAGKSLEATKYVERAINRGAEVPRFDYNKFLHYFSNEEGAAMFEAVAVKLREVGLFDLGDIFGRYGEKMATRDRRRSRANQSVESSSPPQ
- the LOC131025152 gene encoding uncharacterized protein LOC131025152, translated to MGMKRPFEEGDFPETSFRQPKQRDYHGKLTLNAEDYHIATLAVQSPGEAKDSFYQLHFEPLEDGEADNDSVADKELEASAPLSLVTSSSSEEDAVIGETSDWSCFPGYIDISIPRRPSNQFDDPYISLFNSPPRKEVPLGSDHQAEVPPWDPNASYFGDDDREARLIGTCIIAMPDSNDSTMEGVGVGRGRTDCSCLDMGSMRCVQQHVHEAREKLRETIGYENFVELGFCNMGDEVAYQWTPHDEQVFHDIVYSNPASHGRRFWKHLSAAFPTRTKNELVSYYFNVFMLRRRAVQNRSYLLEIDSDDDEELRGVHGGSHQSRSYPSDQETDFEDQQGRKGEFYLLEGEDEDSTVESFGDQDLDASWVDDFWSEPQNGCEEDEASNLNLKHDVSDVKAKKLDAVEMNAGEDDESLHDDPRLYT